GTAATCAATAGGTCAgtctcttcagacagtaaccagcccttccatcgatacagtgggtggctctgaaaagagcctttgggttatcagattaaatcttggccgcgttacttgctcttggagctcacagtgctggttttcttcggcagcagcacggcctggatattaggcagcaccccgccctgagcgatggtcacccgtcccagcagcttgttgagctcctcgtcgttgcggatggccagctgcaggtgtctggggatgatgcgggtcttcttgttgtcccgggccgcgttgccggccagctcgagaatttcagccgtcagatactcgagcacagcagccagatagaccggggctccggcacccacacgttcagcgtagttcccctttcgcaggagcctgtgaacacggcccacagggaattgcagtccggcccgggatgagcgagacttggccttggcccgagctttaccgccggtttttcctcttccagacatttcc
The window above is part of the Heptranchias perlo isolate sHepPer1 unplaced genomic scaffold, sHepPer1.hap1 HAP1_SCAFFOLD_70, whole genome shotgun sequence genome. Proteins encoded here:
- the LOC137318379 gene encoding histone H2A-like, with product MSGRGKTGGKARAKAKSRSSRAGLQFPVGRVHRLLRKGNYAERVGAGAPVYLAAVLEYLTAEILELAGNAARDNKKTRIIPRHLQLAIRNDEELNKLLGRVTIAQGGVLPNIQAVLLPKKTSTVSSKSK